A single Trypanosoma brucei gambiense DAL972 chromosome 9, complete sequence DNA region contains:
- a CDS encoding tRNA nucleotidyltransferase, putative, whose translation MLLPKKVRLGKPVAVAHEKIFDFLLRVNEERNINATLRVAGGWVRDSLLGLHSQDIDIAIESATTRHVSGELFAREVASHQEALGMTARTVSVIRVNPELSKHIETATVCVYDTPIEFCALRHDEYTRSDSRIPVVRPATTVEDALRRDYTVNALFYNLHTKEVEDYTTGLEDLDRRILRCPLDPKETLTDDPLRLLRGVRFVGQLGELGFVLDESIFRCVDKELLKKVTLKVSRERVGKELVKMLSGPFAEKCIETLHELNLLREVILVELYLKSSKKGCITAEVERTEHLAYNGEAGSTGLECLLSLNRTLAPLFSRSGSKVQLSPDSPDKLIAMIFISCLGFYRGVSQSQIEDRLYALCVNGLKLPVSSYNTVRRMIECYNTLKREGLNVCEISDGEVTTAAKLAIFKGLNDLNDKKTIPSAFNIVFAAFILVEHRCDLLAGGDVEGSGCVVDRLLLALEQVPGLLDAFSRPLPLRGNELAKLVPLEPPQIGPALLALRQYLMLHPQASKDNMIHWLRQGGSS comes from the coding sequence ATGTTGCTACCAAAGAAGGTTAGATTGGGCAAACCTGTTGCAGTGGCACACGAGAAAATATTTGATTTTCTACTTCGTGTCAATGAAGAGCGAAACATAAACGCCACTCTGCGCGTTGCTGGTGGCTGGGTGCGTGATTCCCTACTCGGATTGCACTCGCAAGATATCGACATCGCTATTGAATCAGCTACCACAAGACACGTCTCTGGTGAACTCTTCGCGCGTGAAGTCGCCTCCCACCAGGAAGCGCTTGGGATGACAGCACGAACAGTCAGCGTGATTCGTGTGAACCCCGAACTATCGAAGCACATtgaaacagcaacagtgtgtgtgtatgatACCCCAATAGAGTTCTGCGCACTTAGGCACGATGAGTACACCAGGTCGGATTCACGCATTCCGGTTGTCCGACCAGCTACCACAGTAGAGGATGCCTTACGGCGTGATTACACCGTCAATGCGCTCTTCTATAATCTCCATACTAAGGAAGTGGAGGACTACACTACAGGGTTGGAGGATTTGGACCGCCGCATTCTTCGCTGCCCATTGGACCCGAAGGAAACACTCACTGATGATCCCCTACGATTGCTCCGCGGCGTTCGATTCGTCGGTCAGTTAGGTGAGTTGGGGTTTGTGTTGGATGAGTCAATTTTTCGTTGTGTAGACAAAGAGTTATTGAAAAAGGTGACCTTGAAGGTTTCAAGGGAACGTGTGGGGAAAGAGTTGGTGAAAATGCTTTCAGGACCATTCGCAGAGAAGTGCATTGAAACACTTCACGAACTAAACCTCCTTCGGGAGGTCATTTTAGTGGAGCTTTATCTCAAAAGCAGTAAAAAGGGATGTATTACTGCCGAGGTGGAGCGAACGGAACACCTGGCCTACAACGGTGAGGCGGGCTCTACTGGCCTTGAGTGCCTCTTGTCATTGAACCGAACATTGGCCCCCCTTTTCTCAAGGAGTGGTTCGAAAGTGCAACTTTCACCAGATTCACCGGACAAGCTGATTGCAATGATTTTCATTAGCTGTTTGGGCTTTTATCGGGGAGTTTCTCAAAGCCAGATTGAGGACCGCCTGTACGCTTTATGTGTAAACGGATTGAAACTGCCAGTGTCGTCCTACAACACCGTTCGGCGGATGATAGAGTGTTATAACACTCTAAAGAGGGAGGGACTGAATGTATGTGAAATTTCCGACGGCGAAGTTACAACGGCAGCGAAGCTCGCGATATTTAAGGGATTAAACGACCTTAATGACAAGAAGACAATTCCATCAGCATTTAACATAGTCTTTGCAGCCTTTATCCTTGTTGAGCATCGTTGTGATCTACTGGCCGGCGGTGACGTTGAGGGTTCGGGGTGTGTTGTTGACCGCCTGCTGTTGGCTCTAGAGCAGGTACCCGGACTCCTTGACGCCTTCTCACGGCCGCTGCCTCTGAGGGGAAACGAACTGGCAAAACTGGTTCCACTTGAACCACCGCAAATAGGGCCTGCGCTTCTCGCCCTGCGTCAGTACCTCATGTTGCATCCTCAGGCTTCGAAGGATAATATGATTCATTGGTTAAGACAGGGAGGTTCCTCCTAA